DNA sequence from the Falco biarmicus isolate bFalBia1 chromosome 5, bFalBia1.pri, whole genome shotgun sequence genome:
TGGAGAGAGAAGAATGGCACTTTTTGTTCTCGACTCATCATCGTTTTAGACTGTGAGAACTCTCAGCCTTGGGTTAAAGAAGTAAGAAAAGTAAATGACCAGTATGTTGCTGTGCAAGGAGCAGAAATGGCCAGAGTTGTAGACATCGAGGAAGCAGACCCTCCACAGCTTGGGGACTTCACCAGGCAATGGGTTGAGTACAACTGTAACCCTGACAGCAACATCAGCTGGTCCGAAAAGGGACGTACAGTGAAAGCAGTGTATGGTGTGTCGAAACACTGGAGTGACTACACTTTGCATTTGCCAACAGGAAGCGATGTTGCCAAACACTGGATGATATACTTCCCACGTGTCACCTATCCATTAGTGCATTTGGCAAACTGGTTTTGTGGTCTCAATCTGTTCTGGGTCTGTAAAGCATGCTTTAGGTGcttgaaaagactgaaaatgagTTGGTTTCTTCCCACAGTGCTGGACACGGGACAGGGTTTCAAACTTGTCAAATCCTAATTAGCaaccaaagagaaaatgaagtgaGTACTCTGGGAACTTACTCACTGTACTGTACTTACAACATTTTATATGactatttttctcaaaaaaaaaaaaaaatgtctgctACGCTCACTTTATTCAGTAGCTGTTTGAGCAGCTACAGTATATGCAACAATTAGAAACCACAATCTTAAAACAGGAGAGGGTAGGACTATGATATTTGAGTTTTGTTTCTGGTctgtatatgtacatatgtaagAGACTTACTTAATGTGACCATGCATTTTGGAGACAGTTTGCATGTTCATGTGCGTTACTTAAAGCAGTCTTTTTCAGAGTCACCAGTTTGATGGACAGCAGCTCCTCTGAATGTTACAGCATACTTATTTGTCATTTATATCCACTATAAGGTTCAAATATAGGAAAGGAACCAAGCTAATACTCAAATCAACTTATACGTCCTTGAAATTGTATTGTGGGGTCGTGGGTATTATGAAACAGCACTGAGccaaaaaaataagaagaatgAATAGCCATTGTAGGTAAGTAGCTATCAAGAATctttagttttatttccttttacatcTTCAGCCCCTGCCTCAGTTCTGTACTGCCATCAGTGGAAGTTTGCTACAGGGGAGTCAGACAACCCACTAATGTTCTGGTGCTCctcagtattttctgaagtgcaGTTTTTTAAACCTTTCAGTGTTACTTTCAGAATTGGACCAATGAGTTCATTATCTGTTAAAACCACAAGCAAAGTTGTCAGAAAGATTGGATTTATTCCCTTAGGACAGAAGGGAATCTTGAGTGTTCCTCAGCTCTGTTCTTCCAGCCACAAGGTCCCAGTCCTAATCCTTCCACTCACATAGCTGGATGGGAGTCTAGAAAATCTGTCCTAGCCTTTCCTCTTCAGTCAGAGAATCTGCATAACTTGCTGATCTTGTTTTCTCAAGTACAGAAAACAGGGAGTGAAACAGCTGAGCAGCTAAGACAGTACaatttgtggtgggttttttttgtatatgtgtgtgcaaTCCTGTAGACCTAGAGtttacttttctctgtttccatcagtattttaataaaaaagttagGCATTAGCTGATACTTGTCGCAAATATAActtactaatatttttttttacttaaatatatgaaaatactttAGGAGATCTTTAAGTCTTTGCCATCAAGGGTTCTTCTAATTTTGTTTGAACATTTTAGTCAGCCAAGTTAGAGAATCTGCTAACACTGATACCTGTTAGTAactcctgaaaataaaatgtgtgaTTAAACTAAGAGATCTGTAATAGCCAGAGTAATCTGCACCCACCAACTTAGAAATTGTGTTTCTGTAGGATTTACAAGTGACAGGCACTAAATTTCTTCATTAGTGTGTTTTATACAACTTTGTTTAGCAAGGCACCACCCGCCACCCCACTTTGCCTTTCTCTATTCCCTTCCATGAAGTGAAAAGGTGATAAAGAAATGAGATGAGATACCCTACCAAGACTCAGTTCCCTTGGGTTGTCTTTAAGTAAATGCTGTGATTGCAGCTCTGTCATGGATTGGAGAGGTGGCTGTCCTCAGTAAGGGCCAGAGGGTAACTGCACCATCTAACTACAAGTAGCCAACGTCAGTTCCTGACGTGGCAGCCTGAGGTAGCAGTCATCTCATTTAAATTCAGGTGTCTGAAAGCTGGACATCTGAATCCATGCTAGTGACCTGAAGTGCTCCACTGTTCATTAACAAAGagaattaaatatttccagagGAAGACTCATTTGATCTCTTTATTTTAGGATGAATTTTCTTGTGATTGTGCCCATTAGATTTGTTTTGACTTTGCCAGAGGTCAAACAGACGAATCATTTATGGCTGTTGAATAACCTAAGAGCACTTCTGTTCCAAGTCATCCTCTGGAGCCTGGGCTGGGTGCATACGCTCCTCGTTCAAGCACATAAATTGGATACTTGAGGTTAGAGCTTCCGTCAggttgcagaaaagcagtgctgtctCCTGCAGAAGTAATTTTCAGCCATTTCTGGTCAACAACCCTGGGGTACAGAGAAAAAATGATTGTATGAAAGCAGTCATTTGGTTTGTAAAATCACCATTATTTTGACTGCTGTTTTAGTAAAGGTTCATCTGATTGCATCATAAACTGTTACAGCTTGAGCACTAGAAATTTTTAATGAAGTCGCCATAAAGCAGTGCAGTAATACCCGATAGTCACTCTGTGAACATCTGAAAGTCAAGAAGTTAGTCCTTTCTGGTTTGGAAAAGCTTTGGCTATCAACCACTACCAACTAATTTTAATGGGTAAATCTTACTCTGTACCTGCTGCTGCTACATTTTCACAGATGTcgtctttctctttccttttgtaCATCAAGGGAAACAGGGAAAGCATGGGACTCCTGACCTGTCCTGGGACTGTGAGCAGTGTTAGCTCTGCAGTGCAGTGGTGGGCCTAGCTTTGGGCAGAGCAAACGCAACAGTTGGTGCTGATCTTTTGCCTCTCTTTATTAAATGGTTTCCAGCTATTTTTTTCTAGGATAGACCTGGTGATCTTTAGCAGATGGCTGAAAGTTAGATAGGTATGAGTCAGCTACAAATAGAGCAGAAGGATTATTTGCAAAAtcatgttttcagatttgtttcagttttatgaATTAAAGAACTCTAGTTTTCTGAGTTTGAAATAGTTTTAGGGTCAGCTAAGGTATTCCTactttggattttgttgttttttaaacagcGAAGACATGgtgaaaatgctgatttaaaCTAAAATGTTTACAGCCATTCAGACTACGAGGCCTTTTTGGGCAGAGACTGTCTTGtgtatttcaaaacacagcaaagccagGGCTGTGGGATGATGAGCCTCAGGAATTCAACAGCATTAATTCTTCACTTACACACTCACCAATACCAGGGTGTCCTACCTGAACCACGTTCCCAGTGGAGTTTTTCTCCACCTCCGCAGGtctctgcccagccctgggtgcATACTGGAGCTCCAGCTGGTAATCCCAGTGGGGAGTTACCCCTCTGCTGTTCCCTGTATGAAATACAGGGGCAACGCCTGAAGGAGAAGGTTAAATCTAATTCCAAAGAATGTTGCATATGCGGTCAGTTACATACAAGTTGTTTAGCAGTAACATGCTTACAAATTGTCTGCATGgagaaaattaaactttttttagaGGCTTGTCTCCATACTGTATATTCAGACATTTTGTTATAAAGGTTGTTATAAATTTATATCATGCTAGTAATTTTATGTTGACTTTGTTTCATTTACCTCCTGTATGGTGTCAGCCTTGCTGAAACATGCTAACGCACTGAGTCCTACAAATGTAAGTCTTTAAAAGGAATTCAGATTGCAAATTCACGGTAGTATTTTTCACTGAGCAagtattgggggaaaaaaagccattctTCATTTTTGCACTACCAGAGTATTTGCAGTTCCTTGTGCTTTGTACACCTTGTGATTGTGTTGTCTAGCCTTCAGTTCAAGTTTTTCCCAGAAAGTTTCTTCAACTTAATTAagttttccctttattttgcaaaggCATAATTAATGCTATGCCAGCCATAAAGCACCTCTGTTGCCAGCAGTAGACAATGTAACTGGgttaattttctcatttataaaTACCTTTCTGTGGGAGGATTTTTATGGGATATACCAATTGTAGATCtgtaaatagatttttttttgtgtgtatatgtgatattacttaaatatattttgctggTTTGGATGCTCATTGCCATTTCATGTTTTTGTTTATGCCTTGATCAGTTCCCAGATCTCTGTGCTCCCTCTTGAAttacatggggtttttttctgtacagcttGGTTTAGAGGGTTTTTTAAGCTATAAATTGCAACAAGAGTttactgaaaatactgtaaGGGTTATTTGTAGTTTAGCAATTAAATAGACATGAGAAATATTAACTTAAATTATTAACAACTTTCACCTTGTCATTTTTTTATCACTTAACAAGCTAGTAAAAATGTTGTTATACTTTGAGACATTATTTTATAGAGACTTAATTGAAGCCTTCATTTATGTGAGTATTTGTAGTTAGTCAAACTTACCATCTCCAGTAAGGTAAGGGAATGGAGGGTTCCTGTCTGAGTGAGATCAAGCTTGGAAGATGAAACGGAAGGGAACTGCGACACTGCAGAGTGGTGAGAAGGACAGATCTGCACATCTGCCCCTCCCAGAAACTGCTGAGGAGGCTCCTGCACTCCCTCCTCATGAAACAGGTCCAGCATTACTCTTAAGAAGCTGGGGCTTGTTAAGTGAAGACTTCAGTAGGAAATGGAGGGGAGGCAGAGCGTTTAGTGTGATGAGAGGTGATGGGCATACCAGTAGTAATCCAGTatccagagctgcaggaaagggCACTGCACCATTAGCAGTGCTTGTAACACAAGGACTAG
Encoded proteins:
- the TMEM168 gene encoding transmembrane protein 168 isoform X2, with translation MAAALRGGWEVPGTPVEPTNGIFMSAFLIVLPLESMAHGLFHELGNCLGGTCVGYAVVIPTNFCSPDGQPTLLPPEHVQELNLRSTGMLNAIQRFFAYHMIETYGCDYSTSGLTFDTLHSKIKSFLELRTADGPRHDTYILYYSGHSHGTGEWALAGGDALRLDTLLEWWREKNGTFCSRLIIVLDCENSQPWVKEVRKVNDQYVAVQGAEMARVVDIEEADPPQLGDFTRQWVEYNCNPDSNISWSEKGRTVKAVYGVSKHWSDYTLHLPTGSDVAKHWMIYFPRVTYPLVHLANWFCGLNLFWVCKACFRCLKRLKMSWFLPTVLDTGQGFKLVKS